The proteins below come from a single Plodia interpunctella isolate USDA-ARS_2022_Savannah chromosome 21, ilPloInte3.2, whole genome shotgun sequence genomic window:
- the Usp32 gene encoding ubiquitin carboxyl-terminal hydrolase 32 isoform X2: MGAKDSKPCFISYEDAEKRVSEGELRRIREAFKRCAGANGTALSLDAFVHEVLCDGVPYEVADWLYQACGGTKRGINFRDLLRGIVVLTKGSLEEKIKFLWTLYVNNQSDNGTYIYKRDFARALHLENTSLPVTGAQRSAEILLGLFGSGEKVTFEQFRSWLLIHKDATVLSKWLLAERGHVTQELETPTFYQSLAGVTHLEERDIIELEKFFWSLRNNAPTGQLDDESLGPLLSPPLPKSAVAGFFLAFDENRDDHIDFKELCCGLSAACRGPRIERLKFCFKIFDLDRDGVLNKKELIDMVGILCTVANESLKQQGSRASTPDGDSDGEKGFDPEVILGHLKEKLISVSRDGKPVFQLGPGSEQEDIVIIKQDQPQTETIIASDTALALEDFLIWSVEAADALVTPFLDLVFEVCHIVLGLRPQCRHRERDIVLGWLRREVQRGYSVGQFWYLVGAEWWGNWLAYTAAGSEACCRSQPRLDEAIVCDESFTSNSTAVSVTESMGSLLWRDTGSVGSASSSGVSSAHHQRHNHPGPVDNKRLLAPDTAQVRTLTGEGGHLRRDVPLSQSLDFELLPDALWRAAANWYGGPDPLPRQVIRPPNSDVELELYPLQLKIYRHVSNTQRAPTVAGVAGVGGAGGAGAPLYSSVARAPAAPDTQLAYTAAFSRLATVRQVCEFLCAALGLAREDMRLWVMGASPELLEDERPTLQALQLLSHSRLLLEVRNADLTWPEEITALSLEGGGSRASERRETLTTADMPGATGLHNLGNTCFMNAALQALWNTSVLRRYFNSGMHLYEVNTTNPLGTKGALALRFGELCKEVWSLGARSVAPLRMRWCVSRHARALAGGGQHDAQELLAWLLDALHEDLNRAGAAHRLHAPDSAGRPDQVVAAEAWEQYTARNQSIITDLFYGQLKSKVRCDTCGHESVRFDAFNMLSLPLPMECYVRFEVRVMLLDGSVPVKYGVRVNSEGTYLELKKKLSELCGLPEESMLLVELSGATLGRVLEDGARVAGAGAADLCVYETPPRDAHRADADADAAADEHAHNGWCGPEPDEEVSAPRAANTSSLCMPALFCFKSPPTAFYAQYTDNPGKSQTLPKDLRRTVSNSPTLSVKSLNVKPTSPGLKVKFGSSPSNMCRMNEETALGPTNGKIQYLVAVHRKQCRADAYFLPSQRCKPALFGVPILVPLREGMSGREIYALVWTQVARLLSARPPSHDQSNHATDCDDSLGYEFPFTLRLVSAAGGGAWCGACGWPALCRGCALPTSAESLVTSGPTSRVRKRPSVIKAEETLVRPDSPIDAACESPAARVKLQRQASTRHQAYHEEHTENGELKYLDLSAIRNWRKVMVAIDWDPTALHLRYQSTREKSWRAHASLPQSAAAEAARALALAQCLRAFTSSERLDARYACARCRSAQPATKKLQIWRLPAVLIIHLKRFQYVNNKWIKSQKVVNFPFTDFDPTDYLASVPQETILRHMEINNISRRRESIMDINDHISESDSDEEGVNEAPVTARKVNPKTERRKRESMEVRARERLESTSLAAAPVTADNLQDHHQHRLLPGYDPLQLQYRLCAVVSHSGQMSGGHYVAYARNPCGAWLCYNDSSCRELSVAPGAPPPVDPAAAYLLFYERRGLDGDRYLPDVAGKAPLREADEDPDDNDLKKMCVVM, encoded by the exons ATGGGTGCAAAAGACTCAAAACCTTGTTTTATATCGTATGAAGATGCAGAGAAACGAG TGTCTGAGGGTGAGTTGAGACGTATCCGCGAGGCGTTCAAAAGATGTGCTGGTGCGAACGGCACGGCCTTGAGCTTGGACGCATTCGTCCACGAAGTGTTATGCGATGGAGTTCCGTATGAGGTAGCCGATTGGCTTTACCAGGCCTGTGGCGGCACCAAACGAGGAATCAATTTTCGAGACTTGCTGCGCGGAATCGTAGTCCTAACTAAAGGCAGCCTTGAAGAGAAAATCAA GTTTTTGTGGACTCTGTATGTAAACAACCAGAGTGATAATGGCACGTACATATACAAGAGGGATTTTGCCCGAGCCCTGCATCTGGAGAACACATCGTTGCCAGTAACTGGGGCTCAGAGGAGTGCAGAGATACTCCTGGGCCTCTTTGGATCTGGAGAGAAAGTGACTTTTGAGCAATTTCGCTCTTGGTTGCTCATACACAAGGATGCCACAGTGCTGTCGAAATGGCTGTTGGCGGAGAGAGGGCATGTCACACAGGAGTTGGAGACTCCCACTTTCTATCAAAGCTTGGCGGGAGTTACTCATCTGGAGGAGAGG GACATCATAGAGCTAGAGAAGTTCTTCTGGTCACTTCGCAACAACGCCCCCACGGGTCAACTAGACGACGAAAGTCTGGGGCCTCTTCTGTCACCACCATTGCCCAAATCAGCTGTGGCTGGGTTCTTCTTGGCTTTTGATGAAAACCGAGATGACCATATAGACTTCAAGGAATTATGTTGTGGGCTGAGTGCAGCCTGCCGTGGGCCAAGGATAGAGAGATTGAAAT tcTGTTTTAAAATCTTCGACCTGGACCGGGACGGCGTGTTAAACAAGAAGGAACTCATAGACATGGTCGGGATCCTGTGCACCGTCGCGAACGAGTCCCTGAAGCAGCAGGGCTCCAGGGCTTCGACCCCGGACGGGGACTCCGACGGGGAGAAGGGCTTCGACCCCGAGGTCATCCTGGGGCACTTGAAGGAGAAGCTTATCTCTGTCAGCAGGGATGGGAAGCCGGTGTTTCAGCTGGGACCTGGGTCGGAGCAGGAAGACATCGTTATTATTAAACAG GACCAACCTCAAACGGAAACCATAATTGCGTCAGACACAGCCCTGGCCCTAGAAGATTTCCTGATCTGGAGCGTGGAAGCAGCTGATGCTCTGGTGACGCCGTTCTTAGACCTGGTGTTCGAAGTGTGCCACATCGTACTAGGGCTACGGCCGCAGTGCAGACATCGGGAGAGAGACATCG tcCTCGGCTGGCTGCGTCGCGAGGTCCAACGCGGGTACTCCGTGGGCCAGTTCTGGTACCTGGTGGGGGCCGAGTGGTGGGGCAACTGGCTGGCCTACACCGCGGCCGGCTCCGAGGCCTGCTGCCGAAGCCAGCCGCGGCTGGACGAGGCCATCGTCTGCGATGAGAGCTTCACGAGCAACTCCACAg CGGTGTCAGTGACTGAGTCGATGGGATCGCTGCTGTGGCGGGACACGGGGTCGGTGGGGTCGGCCAGCAGCAGCGGCGTCAGCAGCGCGCACCACCAGCGCCACAACCACCCGGGGCCTGTCGACAACAAGCGGCTGCTGGCGCCGGACACCGCGCAG GTCCGCACGCTGACGGGCGAGGGCGGGCACCTGCGGCGCGACGTGCCGCTGTCGCAGAGCCTGGACTTCGAGCTGCTCCCCGACGCGCTGTGGCGCGCTGCGGCCAACTGGTACGGCGGCCCCGACCCGCTGCCCAGACAG GTGATTCGTCCGCCAAATTCAGACGTGGAGTTGGAATTGTATCCATTGCagttgaaaatatatagacaTGTGTCCAATACACAGA GGGCTCCCACAGTGGCGGGTGTGGCGGGTGTGGGGGGCGCGGGGGGCGCGGGGGCGCCGCTGTACAGCAGCGTGGCGCGCGCGCCCGCCGCGCCCGACACACAGCTGGCCTACACCGCCGCCTTCTCCCGCCTCGCCACCGTCAGGCAG GTTTGCGAGTTCCTGTGCGCGGCGCTGGGCCTGGCCCGCGAGGACATGCGGCTGTGGGTGATGGGCGCCAGCCCGGAGCTGCTGGAGGACGAGCGGCCGACGCTGCAGGCGCTGCAGCTGCTCAGCCACAGCCGGCTGCTGCTCGAGGTGCGCAACGCCGACCTCACCTGGCCCGAGGAGATCACCGCGCTCAG TTTGGAGGGCGGCGGGTCTCGCGCGAGCGAGCGCCGCGAGACGCTGACCACGGCCGACATGCCGGGGGCCACGGGGCTCCACAACCTCGGCAACACGTGCTTCATGAACGCTGCGCTGCAAGCC TTGTGGAACACTAGTGTTCTACGGCGATACTTCAATAGCGGTATGCATCTTTACGAAGTGAACACGACCAACCCGCTCGGCACTAAGGGGGCGCTAGCCTTGCGATTCGGCGAACTGTGCAAAGAG GTGTGGTCGCTGGGCGCGCGGTCGGTGGCGCCGCTGCGCATGCGCTGGTGCGTATCGCGTCACGCGCGCGCGCTGGCGGGCGGCGGACAGCACGACGCGCAGGAGCTGCTGGCCTGGCTGCTGGACGCGCTGCACGAGGACCTCAACCGCGCCGGCGCCGCGCACCGCCTCCACGCGCCCGACTCCGCCGGCAGGCCCGACCAG GTGGTAGCCGCTGAGGCCTGGGAACAATACACAGCGAGGAACCAGTCGATTATTACTGATTTGTTCTACGGCCAGCTAAAGTCCAAAGTGAGATGTGACACGTGCGGACACGAGTCTGTGCGGTTCGACGCGTTCAACATGCTCAGCTTGCCGCTGCCGATGGAGTGTTACGTGCGGTTTGAAGTCAGAg TAATGCTTCTGGACGGATCCGTTCCGGTGAAATACGGCGTGCGAGTCAACTCGGAGGGCACTTATCTAGAACTGAAGAAGAAGCTTAGCGAACTGTGCGGACTGCCGGAAGAGTC GATGCTGCTGGTGGAGCTGTCGGGCGCGACGCTGGGCCGCGTGCTGGAGGACGGCGCGCGGGTggcgggcgcgggcgccgCCGACCTCTGCGTGTACGAGACTCCGCCGCGCGACGCCCACCGCGCGGACGCGGACGCGGACGCGGCCGCGGACGAACACGCGCACAACG GCTGGTGTGGGCCGGAGCCGGACGAGGAGGTGAGTGCGCCCCGCGCCGCCAATACTTCCTCACTCTGCATGCCCGCACTCTTCTGCTTCAAG AGTCCGCCCACCGCCTTCTACGCGCAGTACACGGACAACCCGGGCAAAAGTCAGACGTTACCCAAAGACCTTCGGCGGACTGTCAGCAACTCGCCTACTCTTAGTGTCAAGTCTCTGAACGTGAAGCCGACCAGCCCAGGGCTGAAAGTCAAGTTTGGCTCGTCCCCGTCCAATATGTGCAGGATGAACGAAGAAACTGCTCTCGGCCCTACCAACGGCAAGATTCAGTACTTGGTGGCGGTACATAG GAAGCAATGCCGCGCGGACGCCTACTTTCTGCCGTCACAAAGATGTAAGCCAGCATTATTCGGAGTACCAATATTGGTGCCACTGCGGGAAGGCATGAGCGGAAGAGAAATATATGCTTTAGTTTGGACGcag gTAGCGAGGTTGCTAAGCGCCAGGCCGCCGTCTCACGATCAGTCAAACCATGCAACAGATTG TGACGACAGCCTGGGCTACGAGTTCCCATTCACGCTGCGACTGGTGAGCGCagcgggcggcggcgcgtgGTGCGGCGCGTGCGGCTGGCCCGCGCTCTGCCGCGGCTGCGCTCTGCCGACCTCGGCCGAGTCGCTCGTCACCAGCG GCCCCACTTCGCGCGTTCGGAAAAGGCCAAGCGTGATCAAAGCTGAAGAAACCTTAGTTCGACCAGACTCGCCCATAGACGCCGCGTGCGAGTCTCCCGCGGCCCGGGTTAAGCTGCAGCGGCAGGCCAGCACCCGCCACCAGGCTTACCACGAG GAGCACACAGAGAACGGAGAATTGAAATACCTAGATCTGAGTGCGATACGCAACTGGCGCAAGGTGATGGTGGCCATCGACTGGGATCCCACCGCGTTGCATCTCAGATACCAGTCCACCAGGGAGAAG TCGTGGCGCGCGCACGCGTCGCTGCCGCAGAGCGCGGCGGCAGaggcggcgcgcgcgctggCGCTGGCGCAGTGTCTGCGCGCGTTCACGAGCTCCGAGCGTCTCGACGCGCGCTACGCGTGCGCGCGCTGCCGCAGCGCGCAGCCCGCCACCAAGAAGCTGCAGATCTGGCGGCTGCCGGCTGTATTG ATAATCCATCTGAAACGTTTTCAATACGTGAACAACAAATGGATCAAATCGCAGAAAGTCGTAAACTTTCCATTCACGGACTTCGATCCTACGGACTACCTCGCCTCAGTGCCCCAGGAAACCATACTCAGGCACATGGAGATCAACAACATCTCCAGGAGGCGGGAGTCCATTATGGACATAAATGATCATATATCTGAGAGTGACAGTGATGAGGAAGGCGTGAACGAAGCGCCGGTGACGGCGAGGAAGGTGAATCCAAAG ACTGAGAGGCGGAAACGTGAGTCCATGGAAGTCCGCGCGCGGGAGCGCCTGGAGTCCACGTCGCTGGCCGCCGCGCCCGTCACCGCCGACAACCTGCAGGACCACCACCAGCATCGCCTGCTGCCCGGCTACGACCCGCTGCAGCTGCAGTACAGGCTCTGTGCGGTCGTG TCGCACAGCGGACAGATGAGCGGGGGACACTACGTGGCGTACGCGCGGAACCCGTGCGGCGCCTGGCTGTGCTACAACGACAGCTCGTGCCGGGAGCTCAGCGTGGCGCCcggcgcgccgccgcccgtGGACCCCGCCGCCGCCTATCTGCTGTTCTACGAGCGCCGGGGGCTCGACGGCGACCGCTATCTGCCCGACGTGGCCGGGAAGGCGCCGCTGAGGGAGGCCGACGAGGACCCGGACGATAATGATCTTAAAAAGATGTGTGTTGTTATGTAA
- the Usp32 gene encoding ubiquitin carboxyl-terminal hydrolase 32 isoform X1: MGAKDSKPCFISYEDAEKRVSEGELRRIREAFKRCAGANGTALSLDAFVHEVLCDGVPYEVADWLYQACGGTKRGINFRDLLRGIVVLTKGSLEEKIKFLWTLYVNNQSDNGTYIYKRDFARALHLENTSLPVTGAQRSAEILLGLFGSGEKVTFEQFRSWLLIHKDATVLSKWLLAERGHVTQELETPTFYQSLAGVTHLEERDIIELEKFFWSLRNNAPTGQLDDESLGPLLSPPLPKSAVAGFFLAFDENRDDHIDFKELCCGLSAACRGPRIERLKFCFKIFDLDRDGVLNKKELIDMVGILCTVANESLKQQGSRASTPDGDSDGEKGFDPEVILGHLKEKLISVSRDGKPVFQLGPGSEQEDIVIIKQDQPQTETIIASDTALALEDFLIWSVEAADALVTPFLDLVFEVCHIVLGLRPQCRHRERDIVLGWLRREVQRGYSVGQFWYLVGAEWWGNWLAYTAAGSEACCRSQPRLDEAIVCDESFTSNSTAVSVTESMGSLLWRDTGSVGSASSSGVSSAHHQRHNHPGPVDNKRLLAPDTAQVRTLTGEGGHLRRDVPLSQSLDFELLPDALWRAAANWYGGPDPLPRQVIRPPNSDVELELYPLQLKIYRHVSNTQRAPTVAGVAGVGGAGGAGAPLYSSVARAPAAPDTQLAYTAAFSRLATVRQVCEFLCAALGLAREDMRLWVMGASPELLEDERPTLQALQLLSHSRLLLEVRNADLTWPEEITALSLEGGGSRASERRETLTTADMPGATGLHNLGNTCFMNAALQALWNTSVLRRYFNSGMHLYEVNTTNPLGTKGALALRFGELCKEVWSLGARSVAPLRMRWCVSRHARALAGGGQHDAQELLAWLLDALHEDLNRAGAAHRLHAPDSAGRPDQVVAAEAWEQYTARNQSIITDLFYGQLKSKVRCDTCGHESVRFDAFNMLSLPLPMECYVRFEVRVMLLDGSVPVKYGVRVNSEGTYLELKKKLSELCGLPEESMLLVELSGATLGRVLEDGARVAGAGAADLCVYETPPRDAHRADADADAAADEHAHNGWCGPEPDEEVSAPRAANTSSLCMPALFCFKRSRSEILMSQSPPTAFYAQYTDNPGKSQTLPKDLRRTVSNSPTLSVKSLNVKPTSPGLKVKFGSSPSNMCRMNEETALGPTNGKIQYLVAVHRKQCRADAYFLPSQRCKPALFGVPILVPLREGMSGREIYALVWTQVARLLSARPPSHDQSNHATDCDDSLGYEFPFTLRLVSAAGGGAWCGACGWPALCRGCALPTSAESLVTSGPTSRVRKRPSVIKAEETLVRPDSPIDAACESPAARVKLQRQASTRHQAYHEEHTENGELKYLDLSAIRNWRKVMVAIDWDPTALHLRYQSTREKSWRAHASLPQSAAAEAARALALAQCLRAFTSSERLDARYACARCRSAQPATKKLQIWRLPAVLIIHLKRFQYVNNKWIKSQKVVNFPFTDFDPTDYLASVPQETILRHMEINNISRRRESIMDINDHISESDSDEEGVNEAPVTARKVNPKTERRKRESMEVRARERLESTSLAAAPVTADNLQDHHQHRLLPGYDPLQLQYRLCAVVSHSGQMSGGHYVAYARNPCGAWLCYNDSSCRELSVAPGAPPPVDPAAAYLLFYERRGLDGDRYLPDVAGKAPLREADEDPDDNDLKKMCVVM; this comes from the exons ATGGGTGCAAAAGACTCAAAACCTTGTTTTATATCGTATGAAGATGCAGAGAAACGAG TGTCTGAGGGTGAGTTGAGACGTATCCGCGAGGCGTTCAAAAGATGTGCTGGTGCGAACGGCACGGCCTTGAGCTTGGACGCATTCGTCCACGAAGTGTTATGCGATGGAGTTCCGTATGAGGTAGCCGATTGGCTTTACCAGGCCTGTGGCGGCACCAAACGAGGAATCAATTTTCGAGACTTGCTGCGCGGAATCGTAGTCCTAACTAAAGGCAGCCTTGAAGAGAAAATCAA GTTTTTGTGGACTCTGTATGTAAACAACCAGAGTGATAATGGCACGTACATATACAAGAGGGATTTTGCCCGAGCCCTGCATCTGGAGAACACATCGTTGCCAGTAACTGGGGCTCAGAGGAGTGCAGAGATACTCCTGGGCCTCTTTGGATCTGGAGAGAAAGTGACTTTTGAGCAATTTCGCTCTTGGTTGCTCATACACAAGGATGCCACAGTGCTGTCGAAATGGCTGTTGGCGGAGAGAGGGCATGTCACACAGGAGTTGGAGACTCCCACTTTCTATCAAAGCTTGGCGGGAGTTACTCATCTGGAGGAGAGG GACATCATAGAGCTAGAGAAGTTCTTCTGGTCACTTCGCAACAACGCCCCCACGGGTCAACTAGACGACGAAAGTCTGGGGCCTCTTCTGTCACCACCATTGCCCAAATCAGCTGTGGCTGGGTTCTTCTTGGCTTTTGATGAAAACCGAGATGACCATATAGACTTCAAGGAATTATGTTGTGGGCTGAGTGCAGCCTGCCGTGGGCCAAGGATAGAGAGATTGAAAT tcTGTTTTAAAATCTTCGACCTGGACCGGGACGGCGTGTTAAACAAGAAGGAACTCATAGACATGGTCGGGATCCTGTGCACCGTCGCGAACGAGTCCCTGAAGCAGCAGGGCTCCAGGGCTTCGACCCCGGACGGGGACTCCGACGGGGAGAAGGGCTTCGACCCCGAGGTCATCCTGGGGCACTTGAAGGAGAAGCTTATCTCTGTCAGCAGGGATGGGAAGCCGGTGTTTCAGCTGGGACCTGGGTCGGAGCAGGAAGACATCGTTATTATTAAACAG GACCAACCTCAAACGGAAACCATAATTGCGTCAGACACAGCCCTGGCCCTAGAAGATTTCCTGATCTGGAGCGTGGAAGCAGCTGATGCTCTGGTGACGCCGTTCTTAGACCTGGTGTTCGAAGTGTGCCACATCGTACTAGGGCTACGGCCGCAGTGCAGACATCGGGAGAGAGACATCG tcCTCGGCTGGCTGCGTCGCGAGGTCCAACGCGGGTACTCCGTGGGCCAGTTCTGGTACCTGGTGGGGGCCGAGTGGTGGGGCAACTGGCTGGCCTACACCGCGGCCGGCTCCGAGGCCTGCTGCCGAAGCCAGCCGCGGCTGGACGAGGCCATCGTCTGCGATGAGAGCTTCACGAGCAACTCCACAg CGGTGTCAGTGACTGAGTCGATGGGATCGCTGCTGTGGCGGGACACGGGGTCGGTGGGGTCGGCCAGCAGCAGCGGCGTCAGCAGCGCGCACCACCAGCGCCACAACCACCCGGGGCCTGTCGACAACAAGCGGCTGCTGGCGCCGGACACCGCGCAG GTCCGCACGCTGACGGGCGAGGGCGGGCACCTGCGGCGCGACGTGCCGCTGTCGCAGAGCCTGGACTTCGAGCTGCTCCCCGACGCGCTGTGGCGCGCTGCGGCCAACTGGTACGGCGGCCCCGACCCGCTGCCCAGACAG GTGATTCGTCCGCCAAATTCAGACGTGGAGTTGGAATTGTATCCATTGCagttgaaaatatatagacaTGTGTCCAATACACAGA GGGCTCCCACAGTGGCGGGTGTGGCGGGTGTGGGGGGCGCGGGGGGCGCGGGGGCGCCGCTGTACAGCAGCGTGGCGCGCGCGCCCGCCGCGCCCGACACACAGCTGGCCTACACCGCCGCCTTCTCCCGCCTCGCCACCGTCAGGCAG GTTTGCGAGTTCCTGTGCGCGGCGCTGGGCCTGGCCCGCGAGGACATGCGGCTGTGGGTGATGGGCGCCAGCCCGGAGCTGCTGGAGGACGAGCGGCCGACGCTGCAGGCGCTGCAGCTGCTCAGCCACAGCCGGCTGCTGCTCGAGGTGCGCAACGCCGACCTCACCTGGCCCGAGGAGATCACCGCGCTCAG TTTGGAGGGCGGCGGGTCTCGCGCGAGCGAGCGCCGCGAGACGCTGACCACGGCCGACATGCCGGGGGCCACGGGGCTCCACAACCTCGGCAACACGTGCTTCATGAACGCTGCGCTGCAAGCC TTGTGGAACACTAGTGTTCTACGGCGATACTTCAATAGCGGTATGCATCTTTACGAAGTGAACACGACCAACCCGCTCGGCACTAAGGGGGCGCTAGCCTTGCGATTCGGCGAACTGTGCAAAGAG GTGTGGTCGCTGGGCGCGCGGTCGGTGGCGCCGCTGCGCATGCGCTGGTGCGTATCGCGTCACGCGCGCGCGCTGGCGGGCGGCGGACAGCACGACGCGCAGGAGCTGCTGGCCTGGCTGCTGGACGCGCTGCACGAGGACCTCAACCGCGCCGGCGCCGCGCACCGCCTCCACGCGCCCGACTCCGCCGGCAGGCCCGACCAG GTGGTAGCCGCTGAGGCCTGGGAACAATACACAGCGAGGAACCAGTCGATTATTACTGATTTGTTCTACGGCCAGCTAAAGTCCAAAGTGAGATGTGACACGTGCGGACACGAGTCTGTGCGGTTCGACGCGTTCAACATGCTCAGCTTGCCGCTGCCGATGGAGTGTTACGTGCGGTTTGAAGTCAGAg TAATGCTTCTGGACGGATCCGTTCCGGTGAAATACGGCGTGCGAGTCAACTCGGAGGGCACTTATCTAGAACTGAAGAAGAAGCTTAGCGAACTGTGCGGACTGCCGGAAGAGTC GATGCTGCTGGTGGAGCTGTCGGGCGCGACGCTGGGCCGCGTGCTGGAGGACGGCGCGCGGGTggcgggcgcgggcgccgCCGACCTCTGCGTGTACGAGACTCCGCCGCGCGACGCCCACCGCGCGGACGCGGACGCGGACGCGGCCGCGGACGAACACGCGCACAACG GCTGGTGTGGGCCGGAGCCGGACGAGGAGGTGAGTGCGCCCCGCGCCGCCAATACTTCCTCACTCTGCATGCCCGCACTCTTCTGCTTCAAG CGGTCGCGATCGGAAATTCTTATGTCGCAGAGTCCGCCCACCGCCTTCTACGCGCAGTACACGGACAACCCGGGCAAAAGTCAGACGTTACCCAAAGACCTTCGGCGGACTGTCAGCAACTCGCCTACTCTTAGTGTCAAGTCTCTGAACGTGAAGCCGACCAGCCCAGGGCTGAAAGTCAAGTTTGGCTCGTCCCCGTCCAATATGTGCAGGATGAACGAAGAAACTGCTCTCGGCCCTACCAACGGCAAGATTCAGTACTTGGTGGCGGTACATAG GAAGCAATGCCGCGCGGACGCCTACTTTCTGCCGTCACAAAGATGTAAGCCAGCATTATTCGGAGTACCAATATTGGTGCCACTGCGGGAAGGCATGAGCGGAAGAGAAATATATGCTTTAGTTTGGACGcag gTAGCGAGGTTGCTAAGCGCCAGGCCGCCGTCTCACGATCAGTCAAACCATGCAACAGATTG TGACGACAGCCTGGGCTACGAGTTCCCATTCACGCTGCGACTGGTGAGCGCagcgggcggcggcgcgtgGTGCGGCGCGTGCGGCTGGCCCGCGCTCTGCCGCGGCTGCGCTCTGCCGACCTCGGCCGAGTCGCTCGTCACCAGCG GCCCCACTTCGCGCGTTCGGAAAAGGCCAAGCGTGATCAAAGCTGAAGAAACCTTAGTTCGACCAGACTCGCCCATAGACGCCGCGTGCGAGTCTCCCGCGGCCCGGGTTAAGCTGCAGCGGCAGGCCAGCACCCGCCACCAGGCTTACCACGAG GAGCACACAGAGAACGGAGAATTGAAATACCTAGATCTGAGTGCGATACGCAACTGGCGCAAGGTGATGGTGGCCATCGACTGGGATCCCACCGCGTTGCATCTCAGATACCAGTCCACCAGGGAGAAG TCGTGGCGCGCGCACGCGTCGCTGCCGCAGAGCGCGGCGGCAGaggcggcgcgcgcgctggCGCTGGCGCAGTGTCTGCGCGCGTTCACGAGCTCCGAGCGTCTCGACGCGCGCTACGCGTGCGCGCGCTGCCGCAGCGCGCAGCCCGCCACCAAGAAGCTGCAGATCTGGCGGCTGCCGGCTGTATTG ATAATCCATCTGAAACGTTTTCAATACGTGAACAACAAATGGATCAAATCGCAGAAAGTCGTAAACTTTCCATTCACGGACTTCGATCCTACGGACTACCTCGCCTCAGTGCCCCAGGAAACCATACTCAGGCACATGGAGATCAACAACATCTCCAGGAGGCGGGAGTCCATTATGGACATAAATGATCATATATCTGAGAGTGACAGTGATGAGGAAGGCGTGAACGAAGCGCCGGTGACGGCGAGGAAGGTGAATCCAAAG ACTGAGAGGCGGAAACGTGAGTCCATGGAAGTCCGCGCGCGGGAGCGCCTGGAGTCCACGTCGCTGGCCGCCGCGCCCGTCACCGCCGACAACCTGCAGGACCACCACCAGCATCGCCTGCTGCCCGGCTACGACCCGCTGCAGCTGCAGTACAGGCTCTGTGCGGTCGTG TCGCACAGCGGACAGATGAGCGGGGGACACTACGTGGCGTACGCGCGGAACCCGTGCGGCGCCTGGCTGTGCTACAACGACAGCTCGTGCCGGGAGCTCAGCGTGGCGCCcggcgcgccgccgcccgtGGACCCCGCCGCCGCCTATCTGCTGTTCTACGAGCGCCGGGGGCTCGACGGCGACCGCTATCTGCCCGACGTGGCCGGGAAGGCGCCGCTGAGGGAGGCCGACGAGGACCCGGACGATAATGATCTTAAAAAGATGTGTGTTGTTATGTAA